CAGAATTGCCGCCGCCGACAACTATGACATTCTTTCCGTCCTTAAAAAAATAGCCGTCGCATGTAGCGCAGTAACTCACCCCCCTTCCGGCAAGCCTGTCTTCGCCTGTTGCATTAAGTTTTTTGCTTCCGGCTCCTGTTGCAATGACTATAGCCTTTGCATTGTATATTCCCCTTCCTGTAGTGATTTCAAAACCGCTATCTTTCTTTTTTATATCACTTACGCTGACGCCCTGAAGGATTGATGAATATGCCATTGTCTGCTTTGCCATGAGTTCAACAAGTGTTTTGCCGGCAATGCTCGCAAATCCCGGATAATTATCCACTACCGGAGTTATCGCAATCTGGCCTCCGACATTAGCCTTTTCAAATACAATAGTTTTTAACCCGCTCCTTTCAGCATACAAGGCAGCAGTAAGCCCTGCAGGACCCGCTCCTATTACAACCATGTCATAATCTTTTAATCCTTCCCTCCCTGTGGGCATTACATATTCAACAGGCTTCCCCTCAATCAAAGACTCGGCAAAATATTCCTCAGACTGCAAGCCGGGTGATACGAGAGTTTCTCCCACAAAGGTCCTCGGCACAGACATGGCGCTGTATTTTTCAGCAAGATCCCTGTTTTCGTAAATTTCTATAACTTCCGCTGATACAAGGCCTTTCCGTTCTATGGCTGCTGAAATAGCATACATAGCCTGCTGTGGACAGTAAGGACATGTCGGGCTGACGAATACCCTTACATATCTTTTTTCTTTCAGCCTTTGCAGTCTCTTCTTAGTATCTGGAGAAACTGGCGTTTGTCCGGTTGACGCCATTATTATTGACTGGACCAGTGAACGGCCTTCTTCACCCAGTGGCGCGCCTGTATAACGGATGCTGTATTTATCAGGCGCTATAAGAATTGTCGGCGACCTGTGGACATCTCTATTCTTGGAATTCTCATCTCCAAGTTTATACAGCTTGATTTTAATTTTACTGCTGGCCTCTGCTATTGCCTCTATGAGATCTACCGCAAGATCGTTGAACATATCGTTTACACCGATTTTTGTGTAAACCTCAATCAAGACATCATCCCTGAGTTCCTTGAATGCTTCTCTTAATGCTGTCTTTATATCTTCTGTAATCAGTTCTTTTTCCATGGAACATATTCTATCAAAAAAATTGCAATGAAAACACATATTCCGAAAAATAGACATAGAAAGTTGTCATTGCGAGGATTCCTCGTCTGTCATTGCGAGCGAAGCGAAGCAATCTCTTATGACAGACTCGGAACAGGCTCCGCAATCTCGCTTTTTGCGATGAGATTGCAGCGAACCCTTCGGGTTCTCGCAATGACAGGCAATTTAAGCGTCTATAGTTCTATGTCTATTTTTCGGAATAAATAAAAAACTTGACAAATATTTTTGTATGTGCTAAAAAAGGACTAAAATCATCCTATTTAGGAAAGGGGGCAAAAATTATGGAGCTTGTAAACACAAATAAACTCGGGGTAACTAAAGGCACGCCGCTGGAAGAAGCGGCAATGGCAAATTTTAAAGGCGAAACTTATGAAGTGGGGCTTTACCTTGCAATGGCAAGGCAGGCGCAGAGAGAGGGCTATCCGGAGATAGCCGAAGCGCTTAAGAGGATTGCATGGGAAGAGGCGGAACACGCGGCCCGGTATGCTGAATTGAACGGCCTTATCTCAGAGAACACGAAAGAGAATCTTGAAAAGATGCTTAACGGAGAAATAGGCGCAAATAAAGGGAAAAGAGAAGCAGCAGTGAAGGCAAAGGAGATAAACATAGACGAGGCGCATGACCTTTTTGACGAATCCTCAAGAGATGAGGCAAGACACGCAATGATGCTCAAGGGGCTTATAGGAAGGTTTTTTAAGTAATCATGTATATAACACGGGAAACAGATTACGGAGTAAGGTGTGTGCTATATCTTGCAAGAAAGGCTCAAGATATAGCAACGGTTAATGAGATCGCAAAGGCTATGCACATTCCTAAAAGTTTTTTAGCAAAGATAGTTCAGCGCCTTGTAAAGGCTGGAATTGTAAAATCCGGCAGGGGAATCGGCGGAGGATTTTCTCTTGCAAAAAAACCAAAAAATATCAGTATTCTGGATGTGATAAAAGCGATTCAGGGAAATTCCACGATTAATATATGTGCGCTTGATAAAAAGATGTGCCGATTAAGCAAAACATGCAGTGTGCATCCTGTCTGGGCGGAACTTAGGGGAATTATTGAAAAACGCCTTCAAAAAGAAAATTTTGCAAAATTGATTTAGGCAGTTAAAAAAATTTAGATTTAAATAGGATGATTTTAATCCTGATTAAAACAAAGGAGGTTAGGCTATGTATCCAATATGGGAGGTTCCTTACCTGAGCGCCGGTATCATACTGGCAATAATAGCGACTTTTCACATGCTGCCATCGCATCTTGCAATAAGCGCTATGTGGTTTAATATCTATGTAGAGACCAAGGCATATAAAGAAAATCGGCCCGAGCTTCTTGAATTCATAAAAAAATACTCTCTTCTTCTGTTGATATTCTCGTATGTGCTTGGCTCTTTAAGCGGGATCGGAATCTGGTATGCAGCCACTGTTGCAAATCCAAGAGGCATATCAGGGCTTATACATAACTATGCCTGGGGCTGGGCCACTGAATGGGTCTTCTTCATAATTGAAGTAACAGGCATATTCATTTACTACTACACGCTCGGTAAGGTGGATAAAAAAACCCATCTTAAAATAGGCTGGATAGTTGCCATCGGCGGATGGACCACAATGGTAGTTATAGTCGGCATACTGGCATTTATGGTCTCACCCGGGAAATGGACTGTGACAGGCAATTTCTTTGATGGCTTCTTTAACCAGACCTACTGGCCCCAGCTACTGATGAGAACAGCGCTGATGTTCAGCATTGGCGCCGCTTATGCCATTGCAGTGGCATCACGAGTCAAAAGCGGAGATGTAAAACGGTTTGTCGTAAAAGCAGCATCCGTGTGGGGGATTGCAGGGTTAATAATAGGCAGTGCAGTCTTTTTCTGGTATCTAAAGACGCTCCCCGAGACATCACGCGGGCTTATTGATATACTTGCAACACCCGGACTTAAAAGAGGAATAATTTTTTCACTTTCTCTGCTTATCCTTTATTTTATATACGCAAATATAAAGCCGTTGAGCATCAGGCTCATCCCTGCAATTGTGGCAATTGCCGTCCTTTTCGTAGGAATATGGTCCACTGAAAGGATAAGGGAGATGATAAGAAAACCATTTATCATTCCCGGATACATGTATTCAAATCAGATAATTGGAAAGGATATTCCGGCAAAGGGCGTGAGTGCGGAGACAAAGATTATAAACGAAAAAGGCATTCTCAAGGTTTCTCCATTTGTGCCTGAAGGTCTAAGGGATATAAACGAGACAAATCTCTTACAGGCTGGAAAGATGATAGCCCTTAGAGAATGTTTATCCTGCCATGTGCTTAATGAAAAGGGATTGAGGCCAATGCCGCAAATGCTGAAAAGGCTTGGTATAAAAGATGTGGAAGCGGCAGAGGGTTTCATTGATGCACTCAGCGGATATCCTTACATGCCACCCTTTGTAGGAACAACTGCTGAGAAAAAGGCCCTGGCAACGTATTTAGTATCGCTTAACAAATAAGGAGGTAGTCAATGGAAATAGGAACAATAATAAAAACATTACAGGACCCGATGGGAATTCCTTTTTATCCTGTTGTGTTTCAGATCCTGATGGTGCTGACTTTTGCGCTTCACATCATGTTTGTGAATTTTACTGTCGGGACATCAGCTCTTGCGCTATACGGACATCTGAAAAAAGATAAATATTGGACAAGACTGTCAAAAGCAATGGCAAAAGCGGTTTCTGCCAATGTTTCAATAGCAATGCTTTTGGGTGTAGCTCCGCTTCTCTTCGTTCAAGTTGTGTATGACCCTTTCTGGTATGCGTCTAACAGCCTTTCTGCTGCCTGGGTTATAGGCTTCATTGCCATAATGATGGCAGCCTATAGCTCTGCCTATGTCTTTTACCTTGGCAGAGAGAAAAAGGAAGGCAGGGGATTTGCCTTCTTCGGCGTTCTTGCAGTCGGCCTGTTTATAATGTCAGGGGTTATCATGCATGCCCTCAGTTACCAACTCCTTCAACCTGAGAAATGGCTTCAGTGGTATATAAAGGGAAATGCTGTTGACACATCCGGGACATCTTTGCATGCCTTTCAACTTCCGAGATTCCTCCATTTCATCATTCCCTCTTTCGCCATGACAGGGATATTCCTGATGCTCTATGCCTGGTATTTTAAAGAAAGAGCGGATATGGAAAAGGGATACCTTGAATGGGTTGGCAGGACAGGAGCAAAAATGGCATTCAACTTTACAGCGATACAGGCGTTACTGGGTTTCTGGTGGTTATTCAGTCTGCCGACAGCATTCAGTTTCTTCACGAATCCCTTTTTCATAGTTGGAGCAGGACTCGGAATAGCTTTACTGGCAGTTCTTTATAATGCCCGGAAAGACCCTGTAAAATACGCTGTGCCGAGCACTTTAGCTTCATTTATAACGATTTTCGGTATGTCATATGCAAGAGAGGCATTAAGGATGAAATATCTCGGCCGCTTTGATTATTCAATCTTCAATTACAAGTTAAACATTGACTGGGGCAGCACTGCCTTGTTCCTGTCCACATTTGTAATGGGCCTGGTAATAATAGGCTATCTCCTGTCGGTTGCCTATAAATCTGGCAGGGTTAGCGGTGAATATGTTGCAACACCTTCTATACACAAATGGGGCAGAATAAGCATCGCCCTTCTCTTAATCTGGATATTGATTGTGGCTGGTTTGGGGATTGTAATCTCGGTAAGAAATTACTTATAATTACCTTATTAAATTATTTGTTGAAATAAGGAGGGTATCATGGCTATAGAATGGACAGAAGACTTAGCAACCGGCGTAAATGAGATTGACAAGCAGCATAAGGAATTGTTCAAGAGAATAAACAATATGCTTGAGGCCTGTAATCAGGGAAAGGGAAAAGAAGAGGTTGATAAAGTAATAAAATTTTTGGAGGACTATGTAGTAACGCATTTTACTGAAGAAGAAAAATATATGACTACGTTTGATTACCCTGGATATTCTACTCATAAATCACAACATTTATGGTTCATAGAAAACTTTTCTGGTTTAAAAAGGAAAATTGAAACAGAGGGCGTGGGTGTGCATATTGTGATACTCACCAACAGTTTAGTTGTTGATTGGTTGATTAATCACATACGTAAGGTGGATAAGGCATTGGGCGGATTTTTAAAAGCCAAGATTTGATATAAAAGGACTCCAACAGAATTACGATTATTTGAACGATTCACGACACTAAATGTAAAGCTGAAGTCGCACTTATAGTCTTCTTATATAAATAATCCCGAGACCCAGGAATACCATTGCTGCGCTCAATATCTGTCCCATCGTGATGAAGCCTGAAATATACCCTATCTGCGCATCGGGCTCCCTGAAAAACTCCGCAATGAATCTGAATATCCCGTACAGCATAATGAAAATCGCGGAAAGGACGCCCGGCCTGAATCCCCTGTCTTTCAGCAGCCAGAGAATGGGAAAAAGCACGACACCTTCCAAAAAGAATTCATAAAGCTGTGACGGGTGGCGCGGAAACGGTCCTCCTGACAGGAAGACCATGGCCCACGGTACATCCGTGATTCTACCGTAGAGTTCTCCGTTTATAAAGTTTCCTATCCTTCCGAGCCCGAGGCCTATGGGCGCCGTGACGATGACAATGTCCGCAATTTGCCAGAAGTCCAGCTTGAATTTTCTGCAGAATAGTAAGCCCGCAAGAATGCTTCCTATCAGTCCTCCGTGGAAGGACATTCCCCCTTGCCACACGGCAAATATTTCGAGCGGGTGTTTGGCATAGTACGCGAGATTGTAAAAAACAATATATCCCAGACGCGCGCCTGTCAAGAGACCGAGTATGAGATAAAAATAGAGGGAATCAACGTCAAGAGTTTTGAGTTTTGAGTGTTTGTCGTTTTTTAACTCTGAACTCTTAACTCCAAACTTTTTAATCTGGAATCTGACCAGAAGATAGGATGATGCAAAGCCTATGAGATACATCATACCGTACCACCTGACAGCAAATGGTCCTATTCTTATAATTTCAGAATCTATTTTTGGATAAGGAATCATTCAAGCCTCCATAAAATTAACCGCATATTATAACTTAAGCATGATATCAAGGCATTCAAAGGCCTCCGAAAATTTTTCCGGAGGCCTTTTTTTGTTTTTGTGCACTCGCTCGTTAAACAGAAAACATACTCATATACTGGCTCAGCGCATTGAATGTCCCTGTAAAAAGCAGGATACCCACAACCACAAGAAATAACCCGCTCACAACAGATACCACTCTCATATAGCGATTTATTTTTCTAAAATACGAGAGGGCGGTACTTATAGCAAGAGATGTTATTAGAAAGGGTATCCCAAGACCGAGGGCATACGCAGTTAGCAGCTCTATACCAGATGTAACGGAATTTGCAGTGCTTGCATAAAGAAGAATTGAGCCTAAGACAGGGCCGATGCATGGTGTCCAGCCTGCAGCAAAGGCAATCCCCACAAGGAAAGAACCTAAAAGCCCTGCGGGCTTGTTCTGTAAATGGAGCCTTCTTTCCTGCGATAGAAACCCGATTTTCAGTATGCCTGCAATGTAAAGTCCCATAACCACAATCAGCACCCCTCCGATTTTTCCGATGGCATTCTGATAATCAGAAAGTATCCTGCCGAGAAAGCTTGAGGATGCGCCGAGGAGGACGAATATCAATGAGAATCCGGCAATGAAGAATAGAGAGTTTTTAAGGGTTAGCTTCCTTATCTTTCCCCTGTCCTGTTCACCTGTCAGGTCTTCGAAGGATATGCCTGTAATATAGGAGACATACGAAGGAATAACAGGCAAAACACAGGGCGAAAAGAATGACAGGAGTCCTCCGCCAAATGCCATCAGTAATGACATATTTTCCATCTTATCCTCCTATTTCCTGTTCTTTAAGGCATTTTCCACGTCGTTCTTGAGACTGCCTTCTAAATACATCCCCATGATCTTTTTTAGTATCCTGCCGTCTTTCCCTACTAAAAATGATGTAGGAAGGCCCGTGATGTTTCCGTAGTTCCTTATCACCTTGTCGTCAGCCATCGCCACAGGATATGTCATACCCATTTCTTTGATGAAGGATTGTGACACATCATCCTTTGCAATACCGACAACAGTAAAGCCTTTGTGTTTGTATGCATCATAAACCTTCTGAAAGCCCGGTATCTCCATTTTGCATGGAGGGCACCAGCTTGCCCAGAAATTAACAAGCACGACCTTTTCTTTAAAGTCGGATAGGCGCACATTTCTGCCATTCAAATCCTTCAGTGAGAATTCCGGCGCTATTTCATTTACTGCCGGCTTGCTCCCTGCAAAGGCAAACCTGTCTTTGACAGCCGAGAATAAATAAATGCCTATTACTAAAACAACAGCAATCCATAGGATATTTTTTTTGGACTTCATACAAAACCTCCTGAAAATAATTTTAATTATGTTTTACCCAAATCCAGCGATAAGCCTATCAAGTTATTGATACAGCTAATTTTAATGAGACCCTGAACTTGTTTCAGGGTCTCATGAAATGCTGAAATAAATTCAGCATGACAAAATTATCGCTGGATTTGGGTTTTAAATAAATCTGAGAAAACTCAGGAGGTAATTTGGGGAGGATGGAATATGGAAGATGCCAATTCCAGACGGTAAATTAAATCAGGGTAAGCACAAAATTTTGTGTAACCTTTATCAGGGACAATGATTGCCGAATTGGCCTTTACATTAAATACAAATGTGAAGACACTGCATACAAAAGACCTATCCTTGGGGCAGAGGCTCGCTGACGATGAAACCCCTGCAAACAAAACTGCAAGACACAATGCTATCAAAACAATGCAAGAAAAAAGTCCTTTTTTCATGGCTTATATGTTTTAACTTAAAAATCTTTTAAATGTCAAGGCAGCGGGGCTGACTGAAGCAGTCAGCCCCTTTTGTCGGCTAACTACTTATGATAAGCCTCTCCTGCCTTCGTTATATCCTCATATTTGCTGGACTCTTTTTTATACGCTACTTTTTTCTTAACTGGCGGTATAGAGAAGTTGCCTTTTACATGCCACTTGTCCTTAAGATAATACCATGGCGCAAAGTCTTCTATCTTCCACCCTTCCTTCACCTTTATCTCGGTGGTTGCCTGCATATTCTTTATGGACAGACCCTTTTTGTTTGCCACTACAGTGTGTTTTCCCTCAAAAGGCTCAGCGCCCTGGTCTGTATACTTCCACAGCACCTCCTGTCTCTGCTCTCCGTCCTTTGTATGACAGCTTTCGCAATTCCTTGACCTTCCGTATTTGTGGGACATCTTGTCCATTTGTATCCAGGCAAGGGCATTATCGTTTTCAGGCATCCCTTTCAGAAGTCCAACAAAGGCATAGGCATCGTCTGTTCTTTCAAGGTCAGGCAGATTTATAGGCCATCTCCAGGCAAGCCCGGGTTTAAGCCCTCCTGCACTCTTCTGGTTCATTGCGGCCATTGCATAAGGCTTTACCGGTATCCATCTCCCTTTTTGATCCTTGATGAGTATGGGCTCTTTCATAACACCATAGTAGGCGTTATACTTTTTAAACGGAGTATTTACCCCTGCAACCTTGCCGGGACCCCAGAAGGTTGCGGTATAACCTCCGACATCCTGTATGTGGCACGCCTCGCATGAGACTTTTTTGTGAACAGATTTTGCAGCAGCTTTTATTTCGTTATTGTGACACTTTGCACAACTCGCCTGTCTCTTCACCTGCCCGTGGAGGAGCTTTTTGTCCGTTGCAGGTGTATTGTGGCAGTCAATGCATGAGAGCCCTTTTGAATAATGAATGTCAGGGGTTAGCCCCTTCGGGTTTGAGTAATCTCCTGCTATGTAACCGGCTCCCCGTCTTCTGTCCTCGGGCCCAGCATGGCAGAGAGACCCCCTGCCGCCGCCATAACAGGTCTGTGGTGCTATCTTCTTTGTGAATGTGTGAGAGCCTGCTGACGGGTCATTGGGGTCTTTCTTTTTAGGTGTGTAATGACAGTCAAGGCATCCCGCATGGCATTGATTGCATGCCTTCTGGTTGATTGATGCCATCTCCTTTGTATATGGAACTTTGGTGTTTTTAGCTATCTCCTCAGAATTGTCCACAAACCAGAGCCCGCAGTTATGCGGTCCCCTCTTCTTGGCAGTCCATGTCTTATACTGGCTCTGTTTTGCATTGTGTCCCATTGCAGCCTTCTTGAATTCCTCCACCTGCTTTGGATGGCATACTCCGCAGGTCTTCTCCTGCACCGGATAATTATGGGAAAGGGTTTCGGGGTTTTTATCATGGTACAGTATGGTGAGGGCCGCGGGGTCCTTTACGGGCTTGCCGTCTTTTTCGACCATGGGGAGCAGCTCGACCACAGGGTTCTTCCCCCTTGGCTCCAGGGATTCAGGCTTAAATTTTTCAAGCTTATCCCTCGTTACTGCCTGGAATCCTTTGAGTTTTACATAATAGAGTCTTAGCAGTCCTTTATGCGCGCCGTCCTTTACAGCGTCTTTCGGATTGCCGAGATGGCAGTCTGTGCAGGATGCAGGCATCTTTGTCTGCTTTTCCACCTCTTGCTGTGTAACTGCAAACTGGGAGAAACCCATCTCCTTCATCTTTGCAGTATTGCCGTGGCATTCAAGACAGCTGCTGACCTCCTGTGGCTTCTGCTGGGCAGCGCTTTTGGCGCTGATAACAAACAATAGCATCATGCCCAGTGCCATCCCAAATATTGCATTTTTCCGCATACTTTCCCTCCTATATGAGAATTTCAAGTTGGATATAAGAATATAGCAATTAAGATGCCAGATTAGAAATTTAATATTTTCAATGGGTTGCAAAAGGAATTGAACATCAAGATGTGCAAAATGCAATCTTTAATTCTTGAAAACATGGTTATATTAGGATTACAGATTGCAATTAAGATTGCAGATTGCAATCGCAGTCACTCGATACCGTATCTTTTGATCTTCCTCCAGAGGGTTGTCTTGTCGATTCCGAGGATTTCTGCTGCCTTTGCCCTGTCACCGTCAGTTTCCTTAAGGACATTAAGGATGTGCGTCTTTTCCATCTCTCTTATGGTTGGTGTCTTTCCCCTTGTATCCATTGTCTCATATCTTCCTAAGATATAATCAGGCAGGTTGGCAATTGTTATCATATTTCCTTCCATGAGGTTTATAGCCCTCTCTATTACATTCTCCACTTCCCTCACATTCCCTTTCCAGTTGTATTGCACGAGTGAAGCAAGGGCGTCCTCTGTTATCCCTTTCACTGATCTTCCATAGTAGGCGTTAAACTTTTTTATGAAATGCTCGATTAAAAGGGGGATATCCTCCTTTCTTTCCTTTAATGAAGGCACTGTTATTGTAACGACATTGAGCCTGTGATAAAGGTCTTCCCTGAATTTCCCTTCCTCCACGAGTTTCTCAAGATTCTGATTTGTAGCACAGATAAATCTCACATCTACCTTTATCTCACCGGTGCCTCCGAGCCTGAAAAAGCTTCTCTCCTGAATCACCCTTAAAAGTCTTATCTGCATGGCCTCGCTTATGTTTCCAATCTCGTCAAGAAATAAGGTTCCGCCGTTTGCCGCTTCTATAAGCCCGCTTTTCTGTGTAAGCGCTCCTGTAAATGCGCCCTTTTCATGGCCGAAAAGTTCATTTTCAAGAAGCGTGTCCGCTATCGCTCCGCAGTTCACAGCAATGAATCTGTTCCTCCTTCTCGGTCCATTGAAATGAATGGCCCTCGCTATCAGCTCCTTCCCAGTTCCGCTCTCACCGAGTATTATCACATGTGACCTGGACTGCGCTACCCTTTTAACGAGATCAAAGACCTGCATCATCTTAGGATGATGCCCAACTATGCTTTCGAAGCCGAACCTTTCCGACAGTTCTTCTTTAAGCATCCTGTTTTCATCAATAAGCCGTTTATTGTCGAGAGATCTTTCTATTATGAGAAGCAACTCCTCAGGGTCGATGGGTTTTCGTACATAGTCGTAGGCGCCTGATTTCATGGCCTCCACCGCGCTTTCAACAGTAGAAAAGCCTGTAATCATAATAACGGGTGTTTCAGAGGACATCCTTTTGCTTTCCTTCAATATGGTCATGCCGTCAATGTCGGGCATTTTAAGGTCTGTAATCAAAAGGTCATATTTGCCATCCCTGATCTTATGCATCGCCTCTAAACCGCTCTTTATAATTTCATATTCACAGCCATATCTTGTGAATATCCTTGTGAGGATAGAGCAGGCGACAGGGTCGTCGTCTATAGCGATTATCTTTAAATCCTCATGCATGGCTCATTCCATTCAACGGCAAGGTTATAACACATCTTGTGCCTTTGCCTTCATTACTTTCAAGGATTATCTCGCCGTTATGTTTTTTGATTATACCGTAACTGACGGCAAGTCCGAGTCCTGTTCCCTCACCTATTTCTTTTGTCGTAAAAAATGGGTTAAACACCTTTTTAAAATTCTCCTCCGGGATGCCGACTCCTGTATCTGAAATCTCGACTTCTACATTATCACCCCTCATCCTTGTCTCAATCCTTATGTTCCCTCCCTCTCCTGTGGCATGAATGGAATTGAGGATTATATTTGAAAATACCTGTTGCATCTGCGCCCTATCAACGCGGAAATCAGAGATTCCATTGTATTGTCTATATATTATGATTCCCTTGTCCTGTATTCTATTGTTAAGACTGACTATCACC
This DNA window, taken from Nitrospirota bacterium, encodes the following:
- the trxB gene encoding thioredoxin-disulfide reductase, with the protein product MEKELITEDIKTALREAFKELRDDVLIEVYTKIGVNDMFNDLAVDLIEAIAEASSKIKIKLYKLGDENSKNRDVHRSPTILIAPDKYSIRYTGAPLGEEGRSLVQSIIMASTGQTPVSPDTKKRLQRLKEKRYVRVFVSPTCPYCPQQAMYAISAAIERKGLVSAEVIEIYENRDLAEKYSAMSVPRTFVGETLVSPGLQSEEYFAESLIEGKPVEYVMPTGREGLKDYDMVVIGAGPAGLTAALYAERSGLKTIVFEKANVGGQIAITPVVDNYPGFASIAGKTLVELMAKQTMAYSSILQGVSVSDIKKKDSGFEITTGRGIYNAKAIVIATGAGSKKLNATGEDRLAGRGVSYCATCDGYFFKDGKNVIVVGGGNSALTDALYLDSLGAHVTIVHRRDAFRAEDRLQQSVFQRNMPVMWNTSIKEITGDRIVEKVKVEDTKTGNTNIIKADAVFVAIGYEPNNDIAEKLSLKMDEEGYIKVDDKMRTSMPLVYAAGDITGGVKQIVTAVSQGAVAALTAFEDIANPYWKKG
- a CDS encoding rubrerythrin family protein, which produces MELVNTNKLGVTKGTPLEEAAMANFKGETYEVGLYLAMARQAQREGYPEIAEALKRIAWEEAEHAARYAELNGLISENTKENLEKMLNGEIGANKGKREAAVKAKEINIDEAHDLFDESSRDEARHAMMLKGLIGRFFK
- a CDS encoding Rrf2 family transcriptional regulator encodes the protein MYITRETDYGVRCVLYLARKAQDIATVNEIAKAMHIPKSFLAKIVQRLVKAGIVKSGRGIGGGFSLAKKPKNISILDVIKAIQGNSTINICALDKKMCRLSKTCSVHPVWAELRGIIEKRLQKENFAKLI
- a CDS encoding cytochrome ubiquinol oxidase subunit I — encoded protein: MYPIWEVPYLSAGIILAIIATFHMLPSHLAISAMWFNIYVETKAYKENRPELLEFIKKYSLLLLIFSYVLGSLSGIGIWYAATVANPRGISGLIHNYAWGWATEWVFFIIEVTGIFIYYYTLGKVDKKTHLKIGWIVAIGGWTTMVVIVGILAFMVSPGKWTVTGNFFDGFFNQTYWPQLLMRTALMFSIGAAYAIAVASRVKSGDVKRFVVKAASVWGIAGLIIGSAVFFWYLKTLPETSRGLIDILATPGLKRGIIFSLSLLILYFIYANIKPLSIRLIPAIVAIAVLFVGIWSTERIREMIRKPFIIPGYMYSNQIIGKDIPAKGVSAETKIINEKGILKVSPFVPEGLRDINETNLLQAGKMIALRECLSCHVLNEKGLRPMPQMLKRLGIKDVEAAEGFIDALSGYPYMPPFVGTTAEKKALATYLVSLNK
- a CDS encoding hemerythrin family protein; this encodes MAIEWTEDLATGVNEIDKQHKELFKRINNMLEACNQGKGKEEVDKVIKFLEDYVVTHFTEEEKYMTTFDYPGYSTHKSQHLWFIENFSGLKRKIETEGVGVHIVILTNSLVVDWLINHIRKVDKALGGFLKAKI
- a CDS encoding prolipoprotein diacylglyceryl transferase, coding for MIPYPKIDSEIIRIGPFAVRWYGMMYLIGFASSYLLVRFQIKKFGVKSSELKNDKHSKLKTLDVDSLYFYLILGLLTGARLGYIVFYNLAYYAKHPLEIFAVWQGGMSFHGGLIGSILAGLLFCRKFKLDFWQIADIVIVTAPIGLGLGRIGNFINGELYGRITDVPWAMVFLSGGPFPRHPSQLYEFFLEGVVLFPILWLLKDRGFRPGVLSAIFIMLYGIFRFIAEFFREPDAQIGYISGFITMGQILSAAMVFLGLGIIYIRRL
- a CDS encoding cytochrome c biogenesis protein CcdA, encoding MENMSLLMAFGGGLLSFFSPCVLPVIPSYVSYITGISFEDLTGEQDRGKIRKLTLKNSLFFIAGFSLIFVLLGASSSFLGRILSDYQNAIGKIGGVLIVVMGLYIAGILKIGFLSQERRLHLQNKPAGLLGSFLVGIAFAAGWTPCIGPVLGSILLYASTANSVTSGIELLTAYALGLGIPFLITSLAISTALSYFRKINRYMRVVSVVSGLFLVVVGILLFTGTFNALSQYMSMFSV
- a CDS encoding TlpA family protein disulfide reductase, with protein sequence MKSKKNILWIAVVLVIGIYLFSAVKDRFAFAGSKPAVNEIAPEFSLKDLNGRNVRLSDFKEKVVLVNFWASWCPPCKMEIPGFQKVYDAYKHKGFTVVGIAKDDVSQSFIKEMGMTYPVAMADDKVIRNYGNITGLPTSFLVGKDGRILKKIMGMYLEGSLKNDVENALKNRK
- a CDS encoding cytochrome C; its protein translation is MRKNAIFGMALGMMLLFVISAKSAAQQKPQEVSSCLECHGNTAKMKEMGFSQFAVTQQEVEKQTKMPASCTDCHLGNPKDAVKDGAHKGLLRLYYVKLKGFQAVTRDKLEKFKPESLEPRGKNPVVELLPMVEKDGKPVKDPAALTILYHDKNPETLSHNYPVQEKTCGVCHPKQVEEFKKAAMGHNAKQSQYKTWTAKKRGPHNCGLWFVDNSEEIAKNTKVPYTKEMASINQKACNQCHAGCLDCHYTPKKKDPNDPSAGSHTFTKKIAPQTCYGGGRGSLCHAGPEDRRRGAGYIAGDYSNPKGLTPDIHYSKGLSCIDCHNTPATDKKLLHGQVKRQASCAKCHNNEIKAAAKSVHKKVSCEACHIQDVGGYTATFWGPGKVAGVNTPFKKYNAYYGVMKEPILIKDQKGRWIPVKPYAMAAMNQKSAGGLKPGLAWRWPINLPDLERTDDAYAFVGLLKGMPENDNALAWIQMDKMSHKYGRSRNCESCHTKDGEQRQEVLWKYTDQGAEPFEGKHTVVANKKGLSIKNMQATTEIKVKEGWKIEDFAPWYYLKDKWHVKGNFSIPPVKKKVAYKKESSKYEDITKAGEAYHK
- a CDS encoding sigma-54-dependent Fis family transcriptional regulator — translated: MHEDLKIIAIDDDPVACSILTRIFTRYGCEYEIIKSGLEAMHKIRDGKYDLLITDLKMPDIDGMTILKESKRMSSETPVIMITGFSTVESAVEAMKSGAYDYVRKPIDPEELLLIIERSLDNKRLIDENRMLKEELSERFGFESIVGHHPKMMQVFDLVKRVAQSRSHVIILGESGTGKELIARAIHFNGPRRRNRFIAVNCGAIADTLLENELFGHEKGAFTGALTQKSGLIEAANGGTLFLDEIGNISEAMQIRLLRVIQERSFFRLGGTGEIKVDVRFICATNQNLEKLVEEGKFREDLYHRLNVVTITVPSLKERKEDIPLLIEHFIKKFNAYYGRSVKGITEDALASLVQYNWKGNVREVENVIERAINLMEGNMITIANLPDYILGRYETMDTRGKTPTIREMEKTHILNVLKETDGDRAKAAEILGIDKTTLWRKIKRYGIE